In Anthocerotibacter panamensis C109, the sequence GCTCAGGGCCATAGATCTTGACAGCTACCTCGCCTTTGGCTCCGGCGATAGCTTCGTCTACGTTGTCCTGGATGTATTGGGAGAAGGTGGTGAGAATGCCAGGGATATCCTGAAGGTCCCGGTCCATCGCCGCGACCAGTTTTTCTTTGTTCTCGCCCCATTGGGGACGCCATTCGCCCGCTTTCTTGAGGTCTACGAGAAATTCAATGTTGCTGGGGGTGTTGGCATCGGTCCCATCGTCCGGCGAACCCGCCTGGGAGACAACGTTTTTGACTTCAGGGTAGAGAATGAGCCGACTGCGGATGGCACGGGCGACTTGGACGGATTTCTCCAAGGAGACGCTAGTCGGCAAGACTGTGACCCTGAGCCAGATATTGCCCTCGTCCAAGTTGGGCAAAAATTCAGAGCCGACCCGACCAAAAAGCAGGGCACAGGCGATAAAAGCCACCGTCGAAGCCCCCAACAGCCACTGGGGCTGGCGTAGGATAGCTTCGAGTAATGGGCGATATACTTTTTCGGCCCAATGGATGACCGGGCTCTCCCGTTCGATGAGCGGTTTGCGCGTCAGGATAAACGAGCAGAGCACCGGGATCACCGTGAGCCCTACCAGGACTGCCCCCAACAGGGCAAAGGTCATCGTGAAGGCCAGGGGATGGAAGAGTTTCCCGGCGACCCCATCAAAGGCGAAAATTGGTAAAAAAGCCGTGACGATGATTCCTGTGGCAAAAAGAATGGGTTTACCCACGTCCTTGGCTGCTTCGAGGGTCAACTGTACCCGGTCCACCGGGGCGAGGTCGTGGCCTTCCTCTGCCAACCTGCGGTAGATATTCTCGACCATGACCACCGTCCCATCCACGATGATTCCGAAGTCCACTGCGCCTAGACTGAGCAAGTTAGCCGGGATATGGAAGAGGTTGAGCAAGACGAAGGCGAACAAAAGCGCCAGAGGAATGACCGTCGCTGCAATCAACGCCGAGCGCACCTCAAACAGAAAGAGCAAGAGCACTGCCACCACCAGGATCACGCCCTCAGCGACGTTGTGGCTGATCGTCTCAATTGTGCGGCGCACCAGTTCGGTACGGTCATAGAGGGGGACGAGCTTTACGCCGTTGGGCAAACTGGCCTGGATCTGGGGCAGTTTTTCGTAGAGGCGCTCGACTACCTGTGAAGGGTCCTCCCCCCGACGCATGAGGACAATGCCCTGAATCACATCGTCCTGACGGTTTTTGCCCACTTGCCCTAGACGCACGCCCGGACCGGTACTGATCGTCGCTACATCGCGCACCCGGACCGGGGTGCCATTGGTACTAGCGCTGATCACGACCTCGCCGAGGTCGGTGCTGTCCTTGAGTAATCCCAACCCCCGGACGATATATGCCTGACCGTTGTTCTCGATGTAGTTACCCCCGGTGGTACTGTTGGAGCGGCTGATGGCGTCGTAGACCTGGGTGATGCTCAGGTTGTAGGCTCTGAGCCGTCCGGCGTCCACTTGGACTTTGTAGGTCTTGCTTGGCCCGCCGAAGCTGGTCACGTCAATCACGCCTGGGATCTGACGGAAGGCTTTCTCGAGTTGCCAGTCTTCAAGGGCTTTGAGCGTCATCGGGTCGTAGTAGTTGGACTCTAGGGTATAGCGGTAAATTTCGCCAATCGGGGAGGCGTCGGGGTCCAACTGCGGCTTGGCGACATCGGGCAGGTCCGCCTGAGAGATGCGCTCGAGGACTTGTTGGCGGTTCTGGATGCTCTTGGTCCCGTCCTGAAACTTTACGTAGACCACCGATAGCCCGAAGATGGACAGCGAGCGCAGGTTGGTCTCGCCAGGGATACCGTTGAGTTCTTTTTCCAGCGGCACGGTCACCAGACGCTCCATCTCCTCAGCCCCCTTACCGGGCAGGATCGTGATCACCCGGACCAAGGGGTCCGTGAAATCAGGATAGGCTTCCAGCGAAAGGGTTTTGAAGGCGATATAGCCGCCCCCCAACAAGAGGAGGGCCACCATGACGACGATATAACGACGCTTGAGCGCCTGGGTGATCAGCGTGTCGACAGAAAAGAAATTCATAGGTTATCCGTGAGGTGCGGGTTAGGAGGAGATGGGCAAAGGTGCCCCGACCGCCCCTTCGAGGTCGGCCCAGGCATTTTGATAGGCGACGACGGCCTCGAGATAGCCCAACCGGATCTGCTGATCGGCCTGCTGGGCGACAATGACGCTGGTGAGGCCGGTTTTGCCCACCTGATAGCTCTCTTGGGCCAGACTGAGCACTTCGGTGGAGTCAGGAAGCAAGCGCGTCTGGTATTTGCGGATATTCTCGCGGGCGGCGGTCATGGATTGGTAGGCGGTCCTGACATCCGTAGCAATTTGCTGGCGCAGAGCCTTATTTTGCAGCCCCACTTGATCGAAGATGGCGCGGGCTTTGGCAATCTCCCCGCCTTGGTTATAAAAAAGAGGCACAGTAAGCCCAACCGAGGGAATAAATCCGCTCCCCTGCGCATTGCCATTGGTATAGGTCGTGAAGGCGTAGGCCACACCCACCTGGAGGTCTGGGGTGCGCTGGGCATCAGCAAGGCGCACTTGATTCTGGGCCACCTGAGCCTGCTGTAGGAGCGCACGCAGGTCGGGGCGCAGGTTATACGCCTGCTGGAGCAAGTTTTCTACTCCAGGCATCGGGGCATCGGGCGTCGGGACTAGTTCAGTTTTTTCGATACGCAGGTTAAACAGTCCCCGGTCACGCACTTGAGCGGTGGGCTGGGGATCTTCACCAAGGAGGCTATTGAGCTGGGTGCGGGCGTTTTGGACCCGGCCTTGAGCTTGGGTGGTTTGGGTATCGAGTTGGGTGCGCGCGAGTTTGGCCTGGAGCAGTTCAGCGGCGGGCGCTACTCCTACTTCCACGCGCTTACGAGCGATGTCCACCACCTGATCGGCAAGTTTTACCTGGGCGTTGACTGCTTCTACTGCTGCTTCGGCTGCTGCTAACTCGGCATAGGCACGGCGCACCTGGGTGTGGATCGTCCACCGCAAGGCCGTCAGTTGTAGGCTGGTCAACTGATATTGGGCAGCGGCGACCTGCAGACGGGCGTCGCGCTTACCCCCGAGTTCAATCGTCTGGGTGATCCCGACTTGTTGGGGGTTACCCTGCTCGGTAGCGATGGTGCCGAAGCCGTACTGGACCCCGATTTGGGGGTTAGGGACCGCCCCGGCGATGGTGATATCTCCCTGGTTGATATCCAGCGAACGGGCTACAGCTAGCAGTTGTGGATTTTGGGCGTCAGCACGGCTAAAGGCATCAGAAAGGCTCAAGTTGAATTGTGGGGTGAGCGCGGCGGGCTGGTCGGCAAGCGCCGGGAGCATAAGCGCCAGGAGCCCACCGGCTAGGATACTGTAGTAGCGGAGCTTTACCATGAAAACCTGATCGAAGAAAGCCAACTTCTGTAACCTAGAGCGTTCGTTTGTACCTGTTGTGACAAAGGGATGGAGGTGTTGCGAGTTGTTAAGCATGGCTTGGACCGCGTTGATGGCTCTTTCACCCTACCCTGGGGATATGAAATGAGGTATTGTCCAGGAATGCTCTTTTTAGGGATTGATTTTGGCTGGCGGACAGGGGAGAGTGGCCTTGCGGCGCTGGCCTGGGACGGTCAGTGCCTCACCTTAAAAGAATTGACGCGGGAACTAGAACCTGAGGCCATCCTCGCCTGGGTGGACCATTGGGCCGCAGAGGGTCCGGCTTTGGTCTCGGTGGATGCTCCGACCCTTATCCCTAACGAGACGGGGATGCGCCTCCCTGACCGCCTGACCCATAGCCATTTCGGGAAATATCATGCGGGCTGCTACCCGGCTAATCTGGGTCGCCCTTTTGCCCAACGGACCGTGGCGCTGGGTTGTGCCCTCGAAGACCGGGGATTTCGCCATAGTCCCACCATCACGCCACAGGTTCCTGGACGCTATCAAATTGAGTGCTTCCCGCACCCGGCAATAGTGCACCTGTTCAACTTAGCGTTGATTCTCAAGTATAAAAAAGGCCGTCTGGACGCCCGCCGCCTAGAATTGGAGCGCTACCGGAGGCTTTTGTTGGAGCAGTTGCCCGGTCATATTCCCAACCTTGCACCCCTAGAATTGCCTCCGGTCCCCCAGCATGGCCCTGCGCTCAAAGCGCTGGAGGACTGCTTGGACGGGCTCATCTGCGCCTATGTCGGAGCCCACTGGTGGTACTGGGGCCTGGAGCGTAACCTCGTCCTCGGGAACGTACAGGAAGGCTATATCGTCGTCCCCCACCGCCGCGTTAGCCCGTATTGCGCATCCCTGCTGCAATACCATTGATGGTGAGCAAGACCCCACGCAGCAGATCCGAGCGGTAATTACGGTGGATGAGGTCTTTGGAGCGCAGACGCTTGAGCAGGCTCACCTGGAGGTAGCCCAAGGGAACTATCGCTCGGTTGCGCAATTGCACCGACCGCTGGAGCGTAGGCACGTCCTCCAAAAACTTCTGGTGCCCTGTAATCATCTGGACCCAATGGCTGGTGCGGTCAGCCTCCGCCTGGATCAGCGCAAAAATCCGCTCCCCCGAAGCCCGAAACTCCGGCGGCAAGAGTTGGTCGGTGTAGTGGTAAGCGATTTTGAGGTCAGCTTTCGCCAGGGTCATCTCAACTTTAGAGAGCAACGTGTGAAAGAAAGGCCAATCGCGATACATCGCGCGCAGTTTCTCTAGGTGCAGTTTTGGGTTGACCTCCACATAGCGCTCTAAAGAAGTCCCCGTCCCATACCAAGCAGGCAATAAAAAGCGGCTCTGCGTCCAACTAAAGACCCAAGGGATAGCTCTGAGGCTCTCAATATCCTTGCGCCCCCCCCGTCGCGCCGGTCGAGAACTGATCCTGAGGCGGCTGATCTCCTCAATGGGCGTAACGTGGTGGAAGAAGTCCGCCAAGTCTTCCTCTTCATAGATCAAGGCTCGATAAGCCTCCCGCGCCCGATCCGAGAGGTCCTCCATTAGGGTGCTCCAGTAGGACAGGTTGGGCGGGCTAGTCGGT encodes:
- a CDS encoding efflux RND transporter permease subunit; the encoded protein is MNFFSVDTLITQALKRRYIVVMVALLLLGGGYIAFKTLSLEAYPDFTDPLVRVITILPGKGAEEMERLVTVPLEKELNGIPGETNLRSLSIFGLSVVYVKFQDGTKSIQNRQQVLERISQADLPDVAKPQLDPDASPIGEIYRYTLESNYYDPMTLKALEDWQLEKAFRQIPGVIDVTSFGGPSKTYKVQVDAGRLRAYNLSITQVYDAISRSNSTTGGNYIENNGQAYIVRGLGLLKDSTDLGEVVISASTNGTPVRVRDVATISTGPGVRLGQVGKNRQDDVIQGIVLMRRGEDPSQVVERLYEKLPQIQASLPNGVKLVPLYDRTELVRRTIETISHNVAEGVILVVAVLLLFLFEVRSALIAATVIPLALLFAFVLLNLFHIPANLLSLGAVDFGIIVDGTVVMVENIYRRLAEEGHDLAPVDRVQLTLEAAKDVGKPILFATGIIVTAFLPIFAFDGVAGKLFHPLAFTMTFALLGAVLVGLTVIPVLCSFILTRKPLIERESPVIHWAEKVYRPLLEAILRQPQWLLGASTVAFIACALLFGRVGSEFLPNLDEGNIWLRVTVLPTSVSLEKSVQVARAIRSRLILYPEVKNVVSQAGSPDDGTDANTPSNIEFLVDLKKAGEWRPQWGENKEKLVAAMDRDLQDIPGILTTFSQYIQDNVDEAIAGAKGEVAVKIYGPELSVLQDLGDRVAAVMTNIPGMVDVADDKMLGQPQYQIQIDRAEADRYGVNTDTLESVIETAVGGKVATQLVEGERKFNVLVRFDGSYRSSPAALGDILVPTPAGPPVPLSLLAKIQTAVGATTILRSDNSRLVTIKANVRERDLGSAVADAQQKVNSAVKLPNGYSMVWGGQYENQQRANSRLALVLPVTVLVIFLLLYTNFGKVGDALLVLSAVPLAAIGGILALFITHTYFSVSAGVGFIAAAGVSVQNGVIILAYIKQLARDGLPLGKAVVEGALTRLRPVLMAGTVAILGLIPAALSNGIGSQSQKPFAIVIIGGVFTATLLTIFVVPALYSLIARRTEQVEPREAILAPR
- a CDS encoding TolC family protein, which codes for MLNNSQHLHPFVTTGTNERSRLQKLAFFDQVFMVKLRYYSILAGGLLALMLPALADQPAALTPQFNLSLSDAFSRADAQNPQLLAVARSLDINQGDITIAGAVPNPQIGVQYGFGTIATEQGNPQQVGITQTIELGGKRDARLQVAAAQYQLTSLQLTALRWTIHTQVRRAYAELAAAEAAVEAVNAQVKLADQVVDIARKRVEVGVAPAAELLQAKLARTQLDTQTTQAQGRVQNARTQLNSLLGEDPQPTAQVRDRGLFNLRIEKTELVPTPDAPMPGVENLLQQAYNLRPDLRALLQQAQVAQNQVRLADAQRTPDLQVGVAYAFTTYTNGNAQGSGFIPSVGLTVPLFYNQGGEIAKARAIFDQVGLQNKALRQQIATDVRTAYQSMTAARENIRKYQTRLLPDSTEVLSLAQESYQVGKTGLTSVIVAQQADQQIRLGYLEAVVAYQNAWADLEGAVGAPLPISS
- a CDS encoding DUF429 domain-containing protein, yielding MLFLGIDFGWRTGESGLAALAWDGQCLTLKELTRELEPEAILAWVDHWAAEGPALVSVDAPTLIPNETGMRLPDRLTHSHFGKYHAGCYPANLGRPFAQRTVALGCALEDRGFRHSPTITPQVPGRYQIECFPHPAIVHLFNLALILKYKKGRLDARRLELERYRRLLLEQLPGHIPNLAPLELPPVPQHGPALKALEDCLDGLICAYVGAHWWYWGLERNLVLGNVQEGYIVVPHRRVSPYCASLLQYH